The region aagatttttttttgaactcttgtcaaataaatatagtttaattttatgttttaaggtacaattgaaatgaaaaaattacaaaataggATAAACTTAACAAATTTTCAGCGACAGTGTAGGATTGAAAAGAGAACGAAAggttggaatttttttaagacattaacaaaaaaataaatacatatctttttaaacttatttatagAAATactgtaaaattttataaattattctaacgtttttaatattttaattttaatttagttttttgttataaaaataatgtatttgaaaatatatttagaaCACACGGAAAAATCCGCCGGAATCGAACGACCAGCCGCCGAAATTAGCAGTCTGCACATCAACACGTGGTCAACACATGCTATGCGCATTGTTGACCAATAGACTGTTAATTTTCGTTAATTTTTATGaatgaatgtttttaaatgttttttatgTGTATGTTGAATGCTCTctttggtatttttttatttttcagtgtattttcagtgtttataatgtatttttggtgttcaaataattttttggtttgtggcattttggtatttttttttgtatgttttagtgttttttgaTGTATTCTTTACGGTGTTTAAAGGATACATATGAAAGAATTGCAACTTCCCAAGGTCGAGGAAAGAAGCAAATTCGGGAAAAAACGTGCAAAGGAAGTTCTTGACGTGCAAAATGAAGTCATGCAACATGGTGAACAATTTCTCTAAAGGTTAAAACATGAATATCTACTGCATAACGTGGAAAGTTAGAATCAAGAGGTTAAAAACTGTTTCTAGAGGTTGGTTTAGACAACTATAATCCAGGTCAATTAAGAATCTACTCGCCGAGTTGTGATTCACAACTTTATTTGCTCTATAAGCATAAGAAGAGCAATTTTTTCTTCTTAAATCTTGTTTTGGTTTTCTATTGGCTATTGATCTTGTAaccataaaaatatacaaaatgtCGCATAAATACGCAAAAGGTTGAGGCAAAAAAAACTAGAAAATAAATACAATCTACTTTTAACATTCTAATTCTCGATTACTTAGCATAATTCGGAATATTTGTTATAAGGTTTACCAAATCTATAGTCGCTTGTTCGAAGTTAAGTTCAAACGATTGCAATTGGAATTTATTTCCTGACACGTCCGCAATTCGCAATTCACTATTCCTTtcttgctaaaattaaaaaaaatgccaaacaattattaattaatcttTAGTTTAACTTTtagttaaatattaaataatattaaatagttaaaaatattaatatattaatttaatattatttgagcattattaaatatattaaatgataaaaatgtatatgtatttaaaaatataatataagtgTAAAGTGATAAATGCTTAAATATAGCAGCGTTGAatgtgaaaataataataatattttttcgtaatAATATAGTGTAACGGATTGAAGTAAAAAtagagtaatgctatataaccctCCTTTTTAACCCACTTTCTTTAACCCACCTTATGTGGCAGAAAAAGAGTGGATGAattaaaagttggaatttaagaTATACACTTTTGCAGGTGGATTTGACGAATTAAATGCTGCCACGTAAGGAGGGACAATGAAGGTGGTACAAAATgttgggttaaatagcattttccaTAAAAATTTTTGTAGAAAACTTAAAGCAATGTGGATTTTACGCTATTTATAGATTTTGGGTTGGATTTTCTTACAAAGGCGGATCTATATGGACCTCAAAatataacacacacacatatgtatatataaagaATTTAAAGTTAACCAAAATTACTTTTGAtttagttttagtttatttttcgaTATTAACATAgtgaaaaaacattaaaaatacactaaaaaacacaaaaaaataccaaaaaacatcaagaaatattaaaatacaccTAATAAATACTTAAACATATCCATACATAACAGTCAACAACGTTGACAGTGAACAAACCACGCGTCGGTCATATGTTAACTGTGTTTTGACCATCTGTTGACTGTCGTTGACCGCCACCGGTTGGCATTTCCCAGTCAAATTTTAGCGCCCGGTCACCGGTCTCCAgcaatatatttttgattttttagtgtttttttaaatgcgatatgtttataaataaaaattgaaaataaatttaaaatgttcaaGTGGTAAAGTATGAAGTGTAATGTTTAAAAgtttagaatatttttaaaatatttgttttttaaaaagtaaataatatttttttttaataattttatattaatcaaaccctaaattaattttatatttctacTCTGATTTTGGCATATTgcttttaaaactaaaatcgACATATCGGACAAATAGTTTTTGACATCTGTTTTATTACAACTTAAGTTGAATTATCTGCACTTCAAAACTATTTCTATCAACATTACTTTTAAAGAGTTTGGGCTTCTTGGCTCAAAAATATGCAGAAGTCAATATCTATTTAATTGTTATGACTATGAACCAATAACCCAAATTAATTACTTGAATCGAATTATAATGACGACTGAAATAATGTATAGCCCGAAAATGAAGTACAGAACAACGCCCTTCATCAGTTGATGCTGTTGTTTTAAGCAACCTTGATAAATGTCATGGAGAggaaaaactaaattttaaccTAGTAGATTCACTTGGTTAATTAAtgaaatcaaatttatatatagatattatAGGTTTAATTAACAAGCAACGTTGATATAATAAAATGTAATTGCATCTGTAGTTGTATGCTAGATGGGTAAATCATATGACCAACACTTATGTGATTGTATTAATTGCATTTGGAGTATTATGAAATTgtaaaaaggttcaaaaatgGCTTTAATATTTGTCAAATTAATCCTTCAAGgtcttttattgataaaaactttaaattaagGATCAGTTGacacttttttcttttcatctttttctcTTCTCCGACCACTACCTTGTCACTGCTGCCATCCTTCCACCACCTCCGGAGTGTCTCATATGTTCAGATTTTCGTAAGTCGATAATAAGGTCAGCTAGCTGCTTTTCCAATGAGATGAGCCTTCGCATATGTGAAGCCTTGTTAGCTCCACCCGTTTGATCCTGCTGCTCCAACTCCTTCCAGATGTCTTTTTGGTTTACTTCAGCAGCTTGGATTTCAAACGAAGGATTTGAAAAACCTGAGCTACTGGCAGTGGCTCAGAAGCTTCCGACACCGGGAGGAGGGCTTGCTGCGCCTCCATCGAATCGACTTTATCCTCCTCAAACTCGCAAGCTGCGACGATGATGATAGGAATTGAAATGCTACTAATACTAAAGCTATTGAAAATTAGAGCACTATTTCTGCAAGTGTCTCTTTGCTCCTATTCCTCTTATTCCTACTCCCGGACCTATCTCTATTCGCCATAGgtcagtttatttttttctttcaacttgtttaattttaaatattatttagttattggttaaaagaaaaaagaggtgaaaaaatattaaaataataataaatattttatacattaaatttaatttgaaccTTTTCATATAATGTTATGAGAGACACATTAACAATTAACGGTTGTTTTTAACGGTGTTGGACGAAAGAGTTtaataattaagttttaaaattaaagagggtttaattgttccaAAAATTAGTTTAAGGGTTTATCTTCTTTTGTATAAATTATGAGGTttgttttgtaccttttgccattaaaaaaagaggaaaagatCTAAACTCGAGTCTTCGAAGTTGGAGCTACGGAAGATAAACCTTAAACGAAACTAAACTCTTTATTACTTGCTTTCACTTCTCTTTGCAAACGAAGTAAAAAGCTcaattattttctttcaatGGACGAAGTAATGACAACCGTTGATGCATCCTCCAGCTTTCAATTCTCATCATCATCTCAACCGTCCATTGTTCCCTCCAATACCCCTCTGCTCTCTGCTTTCCTTGCCTTTGCCCTCGCCCAGTTTCTTAAGCTCTTCACCACCTGGTAATGCtctctaatttttaaatttctgttAGTAAAATTTACTGGGTTTTGATTGGTTACTTGATTACTGTAACAAACACTAGAATTTTGCTCTTGGGTAGTTGAATTTTAATAGTTGTAATGCTTATTTATGTATGCAATGCTAGAATAACAAACAAAACTCATTCTAGAGCTGTTTTTGAATGGCATTAATGTGTTTTAAGTTTGGAATATTAAGAgcctgtttggttcagctgtttcttaTAGCTGGTGGCTGTTAGCTGATAGCTGTTAGCTGTTGGCTGGtagctgatagctgatagaccattagtgtttggtgagatttaatTAGCTGTAGCTGTTTATCtataaaatgaccgtaaagggcataatttttgtttttatatattaaattatgaatatattatatcatatattatttaataaaagtattaataattattttttttataagaagcaatatttagtttaaacttatttagatatttttttttataaatctgtaataaatttttcaaaaagttattaaattatatttattttaatataaataaaataattttatgtactttataaatgattagagtatttaaaaataatttaaataattttatatataaaaaaaaaggatataTTCTAGTAAGGGTAGTTTTGTCTAAATAATGAAACAGCTatcagctgttggcaaaaaACTCCAAAATGGAGCTTTTCAAACAGCAACTGTTGGAGgttcaaaaagctccaaaaagcTCTGAAACAtttctcaccaaacactttgATGGAGCTTTTTGAAAAGCAAAATCAAAAAGCTCCACCaaaaagctgaaccaaacaccccctaaatgtttagttttatttttaggtttaaGTTTGTTCATGTTAAAAGATGGTACCACTGAAAGAATGTTTGCATTCAATTGAAGGGGGAAAAAACTAATCTTTTAGAGTGGAAACCTAGTGAAATACCAATAGTAAATGATCAAGACGGGTACTTGATGCTCAATCGAAGGGCGATTGGTGTTGAAAAATCAGTTTATcatctattttataaattaaaatctcATGTTCTTTGTAGAATGTAGATAATAATTTGGATACTTTACGATTTTAAGGTTTGTAGTTTTATGATATTATTAGCTAATGTTGTGGACAAAAAGTAAATGGTTTAAGTAATGTCATTGTCgactttacaaaagaaaacgaGAATCATGTTTGTTAACTGTTTCATCTTTGTGCATCTGTGCTTTTCCGGGTAATGATCCTTGATAATGTGTAGGTTTAAGGAGAAAAGATGGGATTCTAGAAGGATGCTGAGATCAGGTGGAATGCCGTCATCACATGCAGCAACTGTGACTGCTCTTGCTTTAGCTATTGGTCTACAAGAAGGAACTGGAACAACGAGTTTTGCTATTGCGCTGGTTTTGGCATGTGTTGTAAGTATTTGTTAACCAGGTCTATTTCAGTCATATTTGTCGGCAACTTGGCATGCTTAATTATGCTGAAGTTCATGGTCTTCTTCCGGTGTTTTTCGTCTTTATCTCTATCTACTACGCTCTACATAATGTAGCTTATTCAACTAGAATTTCATTGATGGCGTGGTATTTGGTAACAAAGACATACATCAATACTATTTCAAAGTTATCTGTATCTCCTGGAATTGTAAAAGCATAATGGTTCTTTCTCTGCTTCAACATTCATGTACTTAACAACGCTCAAACAAGTTATTCTTACTACACGAATTGCTATTCTTCCATAAGTGGGATGCTATGTAGTAGTCTTAATTAGTTATTGTCTGTTACATCTGCTGACTGCCTCAGTGTCGTCTATAATTTATCTGCACTCAATTTTACTGGGTAACATGTGCTCTTTGCAGGTTATGTATGATGCCACTGGTGTTAGACTTCATGCTGGTCGCCAAGCTGAAGTAAGACTATTTACTGTTAATTTAATTCGTTGAATACTTAAAATTTTCATGAATTAATCGAAATCGTTGCCAAATCTAGTGAACTTTTATAATGAAATAGAGAATAATGTGAAGAATTTTCTATTCCCATCCGACGACAATTACgacaaaataataaacaaacggCTTATGGTGTTCATGTTTTTGTTAACGGGAACATATACTTTATATCCTGACTTTTCTGTGATATCCCGACAAGTGAAAAAGACAGTGTATAACATACTATCCTGAATTGCTCTGCATCCAATGCTGCACACTTGGGGACTGCTTATGAGTGCATAACATTTTATGGTTCATCCTACCTATAATTACTTACAAGTTCACTCTACTTTTTGCTTGAACATGATACTTTTGTCTCAATTTTGTTTTCATGCCGTGAAGTGGAGCATTTAGTCAGTGCTAAATTGTACATTTGCTATGGTTACTATTTTCATAGCTATATGTGTGATTGTGATGAAGACTGTTACATGCTCAGTCGTCAGTAGTATATTTCCTTAACTAACTTTTATGCATTGGTTATTGCAGCTTTTAAATCAAATTGTATGTGAGTTACCTCCCGAGCATCCTGTCTCCAGTGTCAGACCTCTTCGAGATTCACTAGGTCACACTCCACTTCAGGTCTGTACAATTCCGCTTACCTTAATCCCTGGTCTTAAATCATCGCTTTTCCTTCTAGTAACTGGCTTAGAGACATATTCTGCTGTGGGCTGATGTCTTACTTTAACGGGGCAGACTGATTAATTTTAGCGATAAGTTCCAACTTTCAAGCTTGTTCATAGGAATCAGATGACGCTTACACTGTTGTCATTTTGCATTACCctttgtttggttcaattttactctaaaattcattttatttgctTAGCAATtcatttaataaatcatttattaTAGACATGCCTAATTCTACAAGAGCTAAAAAATAGAGTTactaaatgaatttttaagcaAACCGAACGCAACTATATtcatttataaacataaaattttattcaattcaTTAGAACTATGTTACTGGTGCTGTTTAGGTTGCTGCTGGTGCTGTGCTGGGGTTCGCTATAGCAGTTCTTATGAGAAGTTCCACGTAGGGGGATTATAAGCTAACAATGCCTCTCTGGTCTGGCTAGTCAACACTTAACAGACCCCTTCTCCTCCGGCAAAGCATATCGACTCCATAGAAACAGCAAATTATCTGCTTCTACACTGCGGGGGGCTActaattgtaattattttccCGGGTCTTAACTGGTACGCAGGATAAACCAGCTACCTTCTGTGAATAGATTTAGCCTTGCTTAGTTATCAgatttctaattatttttcaGTATGAGCCGTTGTAGTACAATGAGCTTGTTAGTGGTTAATTCTTGCTTGAGAATTTGTAAGTTAACAATGTTTCATTGGCACATATGAGTTCTTTTAATCTTGTATGTTTTAGCTTTATGTGGATTTTAACAGATTGCTGAAATTGTTATGTTTTACAATGTAAATAGTTCCAAGA is a window of Mercurialis annua linkage group LG2, ddMerAnnu1.2, whole genome shotgun sequence DNA encoding:
- the LOC126666796 gene encoding uncharacterized protein LOC126666796, whose protein sequence is MDEVMTTVDASSSFQFSSSSQPSIVPSNTPLLSAFLAFALAQFLKLFTTWFKEKRWDSRRMLRSGGMPSSHAATVTALALAIGLQEGTGTTSFAIALVLACVVMYDATGVRLHAGRQAELLNQIVCELPPEHPVSSVRPLRDSLGHTPLQVAAGAVLGFAIAVLMRSST